The proteins below come from a single Desulfomicrobium escambiense DSM 10707 genomic window:
- a CDS encoding ABC transporter substrate-binding protein, which yields MKRLVVVLAMLLFPALTAMASDDAAAKAKAEGTATFYANITAVEPIMEAFGADTGIKGQYTRISTSKFVATIMTEFEAGKLMADVVQGPLPVLEILKAKGVLAPYSSPAAAGYAEWTRKDDAIQLFGIEYVGLIYNKELVKAADAPKRYEDLADPKWKDKIVMANPANHATTISWLVGLKDNVFKSEEEWRAFLKGLAANKPMFVSSFGPTPAPVESGEKLIAISMPKYIITKAPAPLDWARLDQPLFGTPRAIAVTSKAPHPNAARAFVDYWLSGKAMGMLAKDVGEYVLAPGVFPPIDGMDQAKVLPIKDLSDEEIQKWGDEFKTIFDVQ from the coding sequence ATGAAAAGGTTGGTGGTTGTGCTTGCGATGCTGCTTTTCCCGGCCCTGACGGCCATGGCGTCGGACGACGCCGCGGCCAAGGCCAAGGCCGAGGGGACGGCGACGTTCTACGCAAACATCACGGCGGTCGAGCCCATCATGGAGGCCTTCGGGGCGGATACCGGGATCAAGGGGCAGTACACCAGGATCTCGACCTCGAAATTCGTGGCCACCATCATGACGGAATTCGAGGCGGGCAAGCTCATGGCAGACGTGGTGCAGGGACCGCTTCCGGTTCTTGAAATCCTCAAGGCCAAGGGCGTGCTGGCCCCCTACAGCTCCCCGGCGGCCGCCGGCTATGCCGAGTGGACCAGAAAGGACGACGCCATCCAGCTGTTCGGCATCGAATACGTCGGCCTCATCTACAACAAGGAGCTGGTCAAGGCCGCCGACGCTCCCAAGCGCTACGAGGACCTGGCCGACCCCAAGTGGAAGGACAAGATCGTCATGGCCAACCCGGCCAATCACGCCACGACCATCTCCTGGCTGGTGGGCCTCAAGGACAACGTCTTCAAGAGCGAGGAGGAGTGGCGGGCCTTCCTGAAGGGGCTGGCGGCCAACAAGCCCATGTTCGTGTCCTCCTTCGGCCCGACTCCCGCTCCGGTCGAGAGCGGTGAAAAGCTCATCGCCATCTCCATGCCCAAGTACATCATCACCAAGGCTCCGGCCCCGCTGGACTGGGCACGGCTGGATCAGCCCCTCTTCGGCACGCCGCGCGCCATCGCCGTGACCTCCAAGGCACCGCACCCCAACGCCGCGCGCGCCTTCGTCGACTATTGGCTGTCCGGCAAGGCCATGGGCATGCTGGCCAAGGATGTGGGCGAGTACGTTCTGGCCCCCGGCGTGTTCCCGCCCATCGACGGCATGGACCAGGCCAAGGTGCTGCCCATCAAGGACCTCTCCGACGAGGAGATCCAGAAGTGGGGCGACGAGTTCAAGACCATCTTCGACGTGCAGTGA